One segment of Sporanaerobacter acetigenes DSM 13106 DNA contains the following:
- a CDS encoding fructose-6-phosphate aldolase, with amino-acid sequence MLILLDTANIEYIRKGIEYYPIDGVTTNPSIISKENKDFLPLLKEIRKIIGKDKALHIQALGTNAEDIIEEALYINDKIGGNLYVKIPVINEGIKAMKILSDKNIKITATAVFTPLQALMAAKSGASFVAPYVNRLDNISGNGIKVVSDISKLFKIHNLDTKILAASFKNVEQVYNASLVGSHAATVPFNLIEDMLYHPLTNKSVDKFIDDWENIYGKNKKINHV; translated from the coding sequence ATGCTTATACTATTAGATACAGCAAATATAGAGTACATAAGAAAAGGAATAGAATACTACCCAATTGATGGTGTAACTACTAATCCAAGTATTATATCTAAAGAAAATAAAGATTTCTTACCGCTTTTAAAAGAGATACGAAAAATCATAGGAAAAGACAAAGCTCTTCACATTCAGGCTCTTGGAACTAATGCAGAAGATATAATCGAAGAAGCATTATACATAAATGACAAAATAGGTGGAAACCTCTATGTAAAAATTCCCGTTATAAACGAAGGAATAAAAGCTATGAAAATACTTTCAGATAAAAATATAAAGATCACTGCCACTGCAGTATTCACTCCTCTTCAAGCTCTCATGGCAGCTAAATCTGGAGCTTCCTTTGTAGCTCCATATGTAAATAGATTGGACAATATATCTGGAAATGGGATAAAAGTAGTTTCTGATATATCCAAACTTTTTAAAATACACAATTTAGACACCAAAATACTTGCTGCAAGTTTCAAAAATGTAGAACAAGTTTACAATGCAAGTCTTGTTGGAAGCCATGCTGCCACCGTACCTTTTAATTTAATTGAAGATATGCTTTATCACCCATTGACCAATAAAAGTGTAGATAAATTTATTGATGACTGGGAAAATATATATGGAAAAAACAAAAAAATAAATCATGTTTAA
- the nrdG gene encoding anaerobic ribonucleoside-triphosphate reductase activating protein — MSTYLRIAGIEKESIVDGPGIRLTVFSQGCKHHCLGCHNPQTHSFEGGQIIDIENILDMIKKNPLLDGITFSGGDPFEQAESFAVLGGKVKAMGLNVMSYTGYTYEEILEGMDKRPEWKELLYVTDILVDGPFDINKKSMMLKFKGSSNQRIIDVKESLTSNEVVIFD; from the coding sequence ATGAGTACTTATTTGAGAATTGCAGGCATTGAAAAAGAGTCTATTGTAGATGGTCCGGGAATTAGATTGACTGTATTCAGTCAAGGCTGTAAACACCATTGTCTTGGGTGTCATAACCCACAAACTCACTCTTTTGAAGGCGGACAGATTATAGATATTGAAAACATTTTAGATATGATAAAGAAAAATCCATTGCTAGATGGCATCACTTTTAGTGGGGGTGACCCTTTTGAGCAGGCAGAAAGTTTTGCGGTACTTGGAGGAAAAGTTAAGGCTATGGGATTAAATGTCATGAGTTATACAGGTTATACTTATGAAGAAATATTGGAAGGTATGGATAAAAGACCTGAGTGGAAAGAACTTTTGTATGTAACGGATATACTGGTTGATGGACCTTTTGATATAAATAAGAAAAGCATGATGTTGAAGTTTAAAGGTTCATCAAATCAGAGAATAATTGATGTGAAAGAATCTTTAACGAGCAATGAAGTGGTGATTTTTGATTAA
- a CDS encoding GAF domain-containing protein, with product MFKLGPLKKMTDEEKYRYMLILLKGQLSSEQDEIANLSNASAIVMTCVDKLNWAGFYILRGKELVLGPFQGLPACNRIQMGKGVCGTSLANRTTQKIEDVHVFPGHIACDEASRSELVIPIVKNDVPYGVLDLDSPYVGRFTELEEKYLIKFVEVLNKYINWQNIL from the coding sequence ATGTTTAAGTTAGGACCTTTAAAAAAGATGACAGATGAGGAAAAATATAGGTATATGCTTATACTTTTAAAAGGACAATTAAGTTCAGAACAAGATGAAATTGCCAATCTTTCGAATGCTTCTGCTATAGTTATGACTTGTGTAGATAAGTTGAATTGGGCAGGATTTTATATATTGAGAGGCAAAGAATTAGTTCTCGGGCCTTTTCAAGGACTTCCAGCTTGCAATAGAATTCAAATGGGAAAGGGAGTATGTGGTACTAGTTTAGCCAATAGAACTACGCAGAAAATTGAAGATGTTCATGTTTTTCCAGGTCATATAGCTTGTGATGAAGCTTCTAGATCGGAATTGGTCATACCTATTGTCAAAAATGATGTGCCTTATGGAGTTCTTGACTTAGACAGCCCTTATGTGGGAAGGTTTACTGAGCTAGAGGAAAAATATTTGATTAAATTTGTTGAAGTATTGAATAAATATATAAATTGGCAGAATATATTGTAA
- a CDS encoding glycosyltransferase family 4 protein → MKKILHIISQYPGKTGSGVYLRALMNEASKKGYSQSLIAGISKDDDLVLDNIDKKYFYPVVFNTEALPFSIVGMSDIMPYESTRYKDMTDEMFQNWEKAFSRSIGKALDEFKPDIIISHHLWILTSLVRKLTQDIPLVSICHGTDIRQFEMCPRYREYVLEGCSGIDNVLALNEFQKEKIVDIYRISREKISVVGGGFDSDIFYPSRKEFVKDRIRLIYAGKISCSKGVLSLIRAYDGLDTLENIELYIAGSGSGKEAKIIKSAGEKSKNKIIFTGEVSQAVLGDLFRESQIFVLPSFYEGLSLVTIEALACGLRVVATDIPGLKNFLGDTINSSGIIQYVPLPNMVDADTPDSSEINIFEERLKNAMKMQIHEFEKYGNVEDEKVFQDIKDMSWENIFNKIL, encoded by the coding sequence GTGAAGAAAATATTGCATATAATATCACAATATCCAGGGAAAACAGGAAGTGGAGTGTATTTAAGAGCTCTTATGAATGAAGCTAGCAAGAAGGGATATAGTCAAAGTCTTATAGCAGGTATATCAAAGGATGATGATTTAGTTTTAGATAATATAGATAAAAAATATTTTTATCCTGTGGTATTTAATACTGAAGCTCTTCCATTTTCTATAGTGGGGATGAGTGATATTATGCCTTATGAAAGCACTAGATATAAGGATATGACCGATGAAATGTTTCAAAATTGGGAAAAGGCTTTTAGTAGGAGTATAGGGAAGGCTTTAGATGAGTTTAAACCAGATATTATTATATCTCATCATCTATGGATACTTACTTCTCTTGTGAGAAAGCTTACACAAGACATCCCATTGGTTTCTATATGCCATGGTACAGATATAAGACAGTTTGAAATGTGCCCTAGGTATAGGGAATATGTCTTGGAAGGATGTAGCGGTATTGACAATGTACTTGCACTAAACGAATTTCAAAAGGAAAAAATAGTTGATATTTACAGAATAAGTAGGGAAAAGATTTCTGTCGTAGGTGGTGGATTTGATTCAGATATATTTTATCCATCAAGAAAAGAATTTGTTAAAGATAGAATTAGACTTATATATGCAGGGAAAATAAGCTGTTCTAAAGGCGTACTATCGTTAATTAGAGCTTATGACGGATTAGATACATTAGAGAATATAGAACTCTATATTGCAGGTTCTGGAAGTGGAAAAGAAGCAAAGATTATAAAAAGTGCTGGAGAAAAATCTAAGAATAAAATTATATTTACTGGAGAAGTATCTCAAGCTGTCCTTGGAGATTTATTTCGGGAAAGTCAAATATTTGTACTTCCGTCTTTTTATGAAGGGCTTTCCTTGGTGACCATTGAAGCCCTTGCTTGTGGACTTAGAGTCGTTGCAACGGATATACCTGGACTTAAAAATTTTTTGGGGGATACTATAAATAGTAGTGGTATTATACAATATGTACCACTGCCTAATATGGTAGATGCAGATACGCCAGATAGTAGTGAGATTAATATATTTGAAGAAAGACTAAAAAACGCAATGAAAATGCAAATACATGAGTTTGAAAAATATGGGAATGTAGAAGATGAAAAAGTTTTTCAAGATATAAAGGATATGTCTTGGGAAAATATTTTCAATAAAATACTTTGA
- the msrA gene encoding peptide-methionine (S)-S-oxide reductase MsrA, with the protein MKEIVLAGGCFWGVEEYMSRIDGVVETKVGYANGMKENPTYEEVCTGLTGHAEACYIKYDENIIFLSELLNRFWRIIDPTSLNKQGGDLGHQYRTGIYYIDKEDLDTIEKSFKEIEKKYEKAIVTEVKPLSCFYAAEEYHQKYLKKNPNGYCHINLDA; encoded by the coding sequence ATGAAGGAAATAGTTTTGGCAGGTGGATGTTTTTGGGGTGTTGAAGAGTACATGTCAAGAATAGATGGAGTGGTAGAAACAAAAGTAGGTTATGCCAACGGTATGAAAGAAAACCCTACTTATGAGGAAGTTTGCACAGGGCTTACAGGTCACGCAGAAGCTTGCTATATAAAATATGATGAAAATATAATATTTTTAAGTGAGTTGTTGAATAGATTTTGGAGAATAATCGATCCTACTTCATTAAATAAGCAAGGAGGAGATTTAGGTCATCAATATCGAACAGGAATATATTATATAGATAAAGAAGATTTAGATACAATCGAAAAGAGTTTTAAGGAAATAGAGAAAAAGTATGAAAAAGCTATTGTGACTGAAGTTAAACCTTTGAGTTGTTTTTATGCTGCAGAAGAATATCATCAGAAATATTTAAAAAAGAACCCAAATGGCTATTGCCATATAAATCTTGATGCATAA
- a CDS encoding DegV family protein has product MGCRIVADSSCDLSDELKEKMDIGLVPLKIDTENRSFIDDENLDIHELLTAMKDSEHGVKTSCPSPNDFLKEYEKSDNTFVVTLSSKLSGTYNSAVLAKNIMSEDNDKFIHVFDSKSASIGETLVSMKIFELIQKQYDKFDIVTKVEQYIDEMKTFFVLDNLDNLIKGGRLTKIAAHIASFLSIKPILGSDGDGDIKLYDKARGSKKVFRRFVEVVGEEGSDFENKVLGIAHCNAPEVAYELKEQFQEKYHFKDIIVVETAGLSTVYANDGGIVIAF; this is encoded by the coding sequence ATGGGATGTAGAATAGTTGCGGATAGTAGTTGTGACTTAAGCGATGAGCTAAAAGAGAAAATGGACATTGGTCTAGTTCCACTAAAAATAGATACAGAAAATCGAAGCTTCATAGATGATGAAAATTTAGATATTCATGAGCTTTTAACTGCTATGAAGGATAGTGAACATGGTGTAAAAACTTCATGTCCTTCTCCCAACGATTTTCTAAAAGAATACGAGAAGTCAGATAATACATTTGTAGTGACCTTGTCTTCTAAATTGAGTGGTACCTATAATAGTGCAGTTCTTGCTAAAAATATTATGTCTGAAGACAATGATAAGTTTATTCATGTATTTGATTCTAAAAGTGCTTCAATAGGAGAAACTTTAGTTAGCATGAAAATATTTGAATTGATACAAAAACAATATGATAAATTTGATATTGTGACTAAAGTAGAACAGTATATTGATGAGATGAAAACTTTTTTTGTATTGGACAATTTAGATAATTTAATTAAGGGTGGAAGATTGACTAAAATTGCAGCTCATATTGCTTCTTTTCTATCTATAAAGCCTATTCTAGGCTCAGATGGAGATGGAGATATTAAGTTGTATGATAAGGCGAGGGGTAGCAAAAAAGTTTTTAGGAGATTTGTTGAAGTGGTGGGAGAAGAAGGAAGTGATTTTGAAAATAAAGTTCTTGGAATAGCTCATTGCAATGCGCCCGAAGTAGCATATGAGCTTAAAGAGCAATTTCAAGAAAAATATCATTTTAAGGATATAATAGTAGTTGAAACGGCGGGTCTTAGTACTGTTTATGCTAATGACGGGGGAATAGTCATAGCATTTTAA
- a CDS encoding anaerobic ribonucleoside triphosphate reductase, producing MITKIKKRDGREVPFNIEKIANAIFKAAQAAGGQDYNTALNLAEEVTRYLEENYNGKIPEVEGIQDAVEKVLIESGHAKTAKEYILYRAERTRTREMNTRLMKVYGDLTFKDAQDNDLKRENANIDGDTAMGTMLKYGSEGAKQFYDLFILNPEHSKAHKDGDIHIHDLDFLTLTTTCCQIDIVNLFKGGFSTGHGYLREPKDIQSYSALACIAIQSNQNDQHGGQSIPNFDYGMAPGVRKTYTKTYRQDLLKAIEFITSDETIKDRAIEIFEEIEKNYGLVPTLDDNEEYLKIEEDYLYELLKDREMVSKVQKFTVKNAYLETDRKTYQAMEALIHNLNTMHSRAGAQIPFSSINYGTDISSEGRMAMKNLLLATEAGLGSGETPIFPIQIFKVKEGINYNTEDPNYDLFKLACRVSAKRLFPNFSFIDAPYNLQYYKPGHPETEIAYMGCRTRVAANVYDPSREIIYGRGNLSFTTINLPRLGLKSGGDINVFYEELDKTIDIVISQLLERFEIQARKKVKNYPFLMGQGVWLDSDKLDREDEVREVLKHGTLTTGFIGLAECLKALTGKHHGESEGSQKLGLEIIGHMRKRMDEASKKYHMNFSLIATPAEGTSGRFVGMDRELFGSIEGVTDREYYTNSFHVPVYYEISAYDKIRLEAPYHELTNGGHITYVEVDGDPTQNLEAFEKIIRAMKELGIGYGSINHPVDRDPVCGYTGIIGDTCPKCGREEGDIKFERIRRITGYLVGTLDRFNDAKRAEERDRVKHFSCK from the coding sequence ATGATAACTAAGATTAAAAAAAGGGATGGGAGAGAAGTACCATTCAATATTGAAAAAATAGCAAATGCTATTTTTAAGGCAGCACAAGCTGCTGGGGGACAGGACTATAATACTGCACTGAATTTGGCAGAAGAAGTGACTAGATATCTTGAAGAAAATTATAATGGAAAAATACCTGAAGTTGAAGGAATTCAAGATGCAGTTGAAAAGGTACTTATAGAATCAGGTCATGCAAAGACTGCCAAAGAATATATCCTATACAGAGCTGAAAGAACAAGAACAAGAGAAATGAATACTAGACTTATGAAAGTCTATGGTGATTTAACTTTTAAAGATGCACAAGATAATGATTTAAAAAGAGAAAATGCCAATATAGATGGAGATACTGCTATGGGAACCATGCTTAAATATGGTTCTGAAGGAGCAAAGCAATTTTATGATTTATTTATATTAAATCCAGAACATTCAAAGGCTCACAAGGATGGAGATATACATATTCATGATTTGGATTTTCTCACATTGACTACTACTTGCTGTCAAATAGATATAGTCAATTTATTTAAAGGCGGATTTAGTACAGGTCACGGATACTTGAGAGAACCCAAGGATATACAAAGCTACTCTGCGTTGGCTTGTATAGCTATACAATCAAATCAAAATGATCAACACGGTGGTCAAAGTATTCCAAATTTTGATTATGGAATGGCTCCTGGAGTTAGGAAGACATATACTAAAACTTATAGACAGGATTTGTTGAAAGCTATAGAGTTTATAACATCAGATGAAACTATTAAAGATAGGGCAATAGAAATTTTTGAAGAGATAGAAAAAAATTATGGATTAGTTCCTACATTAGATGACAATGAAGAATATTTAAAGATTGAAGAAGATTATTTGTATGAATTGTTGAAGGACAGAGAAATGGTCTCTAAAGTGCAAAAATTCACAGTGAAGAATGCATATCTTGAAACTGATAGAAAGACTTATCAGGCTATGGAAGCTCTTATACACAACTTAAATACTATGCACAGCAGAGCCGGAGCTCAAATTCCTTTTAGTTCCATAAATTATGGAACAGATATATCTAGTGAAGGAAGAATGGCTATGAAGAACCTTCTATTAGCTACGGAAGCAGGCCTTGGGAGTGGAGAAACACCTATATTTCCTATACAAATATTTAAAGTAAAAGAAGGGATAAACTATAATACAGAAGATCCCAACTATGATTTGTTTAAACTTGCTTGTAGAGTTAGTGCTAAAAGACTATTTCCTAATTTTTCTTTCATAGATGCTCCATATAATTTGCAGTACTATAAACCAGGTCATCCTGAAACAGAAATAGCTTATATGGGATGTAGGACTAGAGTAGCAGCTAATGTATATGATCCTTCAAGGGAGATTATCTATGGAAGGGGAAATTTAAGTTTTACTACTATAAATCTTCCACGACTTGGTTTGAAAAGTGGTGGAGATATAAATGTATTTTATGAAGAACTAGACAAGACTATAGATATCGTTATAAGTCAATTGTTGGAAAGATTTGAAATACAGGCAAGGAAAAAAGTGAAAAACTATCCATTTCTAATGGGGCAAGGTGTATGGCTTGATTCAGATAAATTAGATAGAGAAGATGAAGTGAGGGAAGTACTAAAACATGGTACTCTCACAACTGGTTTTATTGGGCTTGCTGAATGCTTGAAGGCCCTTACAGGAAAGCATCATGGGGAATCAGAAGGATCTCAAAAATTAGGTCTTGAAATAATAGGACATATGAGGAAAAGAATGGATGAGGCTAGCAAGAAGTATCATATGAATTTTTCTCTTATAGCTACACCAGCAGAAGGTACATCAGGAAGATTTGTTGGGATGGACAGAGAATTGTTTGGAAGTATAGAAGGAGTTACAGACAGAGAATACTATACAAATAGTTTTCATGTGCCAGTATATTATGAAATAAGTGCTTATGACAAGATAAGACTAGAGGCTCCTTATCATGAACTTACCAATGGAGGCCATATCACATATGTAGAGGTTGATGGAGATCCAACACAAAATTTAGAAGCCTTCGAAAAGATAATAAGAGCTATGAAGGAATTGGGTATTGGCTATGGTTCCATAAATCATCCAGTAGATAGGGACCCAGTCTGTGGTTATACAGGAATTATAGGAGATACTTGTCCTAAATGTGGTAGGGAAGAGGGAGATATAAAATTTGAAAGAATTCGCCGTATCACAGGATATCTTGTAGGAACTCTTGATCGCTTTAACGATGCCAAGAGAGCTGAAGAAAGAGATAGAGTTAAACATTTCTCTTGTAAATAA
- a CDS encoding ABC transporter substrate-binding protein, translated as MFKNKRFISLVIIFILISSLLFGCNHQKTNGEVNANESLEVEDMAGRKISIPAKVDRIFSVDPVGTILLYSLNPDKMAGWNYELREGEKRFIGEKYQSLPNLGDAGKETINIEELLKVDPEALIMVTKIDDSTLSKVDELEKQTGKAIVVLDYNMKRLDEAYEILGEIMDEEDKAKELAKYCKKTLDEIRKNSSKIIEEKKMNIYYAEGPDGLQTEPAGSWHVQVIDMIGGRNVAQVEVKGEKGKSEVSIEQVLAWDPDIIISWDDERGGYYSEIYKDSNWKDIKAVKNREVYEIPNKPFNWFDRPPSINRILGLKWLGNLLYPDVYNYDMRNEVKEFYDKFYHYKLSEDEIDELLQNSTRH; from the coding sequence ATGTTTAAAAATAAAAGATTCATATCATTAGTCATTATTTTTATTTTAATATCATCTTTATTGTTTGGATGCAATCACCAAAAGACCAATGGAGAAGTTAATGCCAATGAGAGCTTAGAAGTTGAAGATATGGCTGGAAGGAAGATTTCCATACCTGCTAAAGTGGACAGAATATTTTCAGTTGATCCTGTGGGAACAATTCTTTTGTATTCATTAAATCCCGACAAAATGGCTGGGTGGAATTATGAATTGAGGGAAGGAGAAAAAAGATTTATAGGAGAAAAATATCAAAGTTTGCCTAATTTGGGTGATGCTGGAAAAGAAACTATAAATATTGAGGAACTTTTGAAGGTAGATCCAGAAGCATTGATAATGGTGACTAAGATAGATGACTCAACTTTATCCAAGGTAGATGAACTAGAAAAGCAAACAGGTAAAGCTATAGTTGTTTTGGATTATAACATGAAAAGGCTAGATGAAGCATATGAAATTCTTGGAGAAATTATGGATGAAGAGGACAAGGCAAAAGAATTGGCAAAATACTGTAAGAAAACCCTCGATGAGATAAGGAAAAATTCATCTAAGATAATTGAAGAAAAAAAGATGAATATATATTATGCAGAAGGGCCAGATGGACTTCAAACTGAACCTGCTGGCTCCTGGCATGTTCAAGTTATAGATATGATAGGTGGTAGGAATGTAGCACAAGTTGAAGTGAAAGGAGAAAAGGGAAAGTCTGAAGTATCCATTGAGCAAGTCTTGGCTTGGGATCCTGATATAATCATTTCTTGGGATGATGAAAGGGGAGGGTATTATTCAGAGATTTATAAGGACTCAAATTGGAAGGATATAAAGGCAGTTAAGAATAGAGAAGTATATGAGATACCAAACAAACCTTTCAACTGGTTTGATAGACCACCATCTATCAATAGAATACTTGGATTGAAATGGTTGGGGAATTTACTATATCCTGATGTATATAATTATGATATGAGAAATGAAGTAAAGGAATTTTATGATAAATTTTATCACTATAAACTTTCAGAAGATGAAATAGATGAGCTTCTTCAAAATTCTACAAGGCACTAA